A single genomic interval of Mustelus asterias chromosome 25, sMusAst1.hap1.1, whole genome shotgun sequence harbors:
- the LOC144511771 gene encoding lamina-associated polypeptide 2, isoforms beta/delta/epsilon/gamma-like isoform X2: MRVCGGILYAVSLELPKLKEIEDNHINKMDVVQLSNDELKEQLMKHGVTPGPIVATTRMVYEKKLLKLMGQGPAVPPLKQNGTGDVDQYSDSEEEDDFPPEGSSQIITDSSYQRQSTMKVTATAASSTSKSEPIQPKEMGDVLTQMFPDEMNSPSGINATRRRPIKGAAGRPIQYNFDDLLTRATERQNYKERRTYLVTKENKPSQRLVPVWLQILLFIFVVFLLFLVYQAMESNQENPFAYFLEKSDSQAASQPEQLDTLTTPDVDPQVAPE; the protein is encoded by the exons GAACTGCCCAAACTAAAAGAAATTGAAGATAACCATATAAATAAAATGGATGTCGTGCAGCTGAGCAACGATGAATTAAAGGAGCAGCTTATGAAACATGGAGTTACGCCTGGTCCTATTGTGG CCACTACAAGGATGGTTTATGAGAAGAAGCTGCTGAAATTGATGGGACAAGGTCCTGCTGTGCCCCCGCTCAAACAAAATGGAACAGGAGATGTTGACCAATACTCGGACAGTGAAGAGGAAGACG ACTTTCCCCCTGAGGGCTCCTCACAGATCATAACTG ATTCTTCATATCAAAGACAAAGCACAATGAAAGTCACTGCCACAGCTGCAAGTAGTACAAGCAAATCTGAACCAATCCAG CCAAAGGAGATGGGAGATGTGTTGACCCAGATGTTTCCAGATGAAATGAATTCACCATCAGGAATCAA TGCAACACGGCGACGACCAATCAAAGGAGCAGCGGGTCGACCAATTCAGTACAACTTTGATGATCTGCTGACACGGgccacagagagacagaactATAAAGAAAGAAGAACCTATTTGGTTACAAAGGAGAACAAGCCATCGCAACGTCTCGTACCAGTGTGGCTACAGATCCTGCTGTTCATCTTTGTGGTGTTTCTCCTCTTCCTGGTCTATCAAGCCATGGAAAGCAATCAAGAAAATCCTTTTGCATACTTCCTGGAGAAATCAGACAGCCAAGCAGCATCTCAGCCAGAGCAGCTGGATACTCTAACCACACCAGACGTAGATCCACAGGTGGCTCCAGAGTAG